A genome region from Erigeron canadensis isolate Cc75 chromosome 3, C_canadensis_v1, whole genome shotgun sequence includes the following:
- the LOC122590659 gene encoding 14-3-3 protein 9-like — MAAASAERENFIYVAKLAEQAERYDEMVDAMKKVAQLDIELTVEERNLLSVGYKNVVGSRRASWRILSSIEQKEESRGNEVNVKRIKEYRQKVETELSDICGDIMTVIDEHLIPSSSAGESTVFYYKMKGDYYRYLAEFKSGSDKKEAADQSLKAYQLASTAAEELSPTHPIRLGLALNFSVFYYEIMNSPERACHLAKQAFDEAISELDSLSEESYKDSTLIMQLLRDNLTLWTSDIPEDGDDQKMEITKSGVEDAE, encoded by the exons ATGGCTGCTGCTTCTGCTGAACGCGAAAACTTCATCTATGTCGCCAAGCTCGCCGAGCAAGCTGAACGCTATGACG agATGGTGGATGCAATGAAGAAAGTTGCACAGTTGGATATTGAATTGACTGTTGAGGAGAGAAATCTGCTGTCAGTTGGATACAAGAATGTGGTGGGTTCACGTAGGGCATCATGGAGGATATTGTCTTCCATTGAGCAAAAAGAGGAGTCAAGAGGCAATGAAGTTAATGTAAAGCGAATTAAGGAATACAGGCAGAAGGTGGAAACAGAGCTGTCTGATATTTGTGGCGATATCATGACTGTGATTGATGAGCATCTGATTCCATCTTCCTCCGCTGGAGAATCTACTGTTTTCTACTATAAGAT GAAAGGAGACTATTATAGGTATCTTGCAGAGTTCAAGTCTGGTAGTGACAAAAAAGAAGCAGCTGACCAGTCGCTGAAGGCTTATCAG TTGGCTTCTACTGCTGCAGAGGAACTATCTCCTACTCATCCCATTCGATTGGGTTTGGCTCTGAACTTCTCTGTCTTCTATTATGAGATCATGAACTCTCCGGAAAG AGCCTGCCACCTGGCAAAACAAGCTTTTGATGAAGCTATCTCAGAGCTCGACTCTCTGAGTGAGGAATCATACAAAGATAGCACTTTGATTATGCAGCTCCTGAGGGATAACCTCACTTTGTGGACTTCTGACATTCCAGAGGATGGAG ATGACCAAAAGATGGAGATCACCAAATCTGGTGTAGAAGATGCAGAG TAA